One part of the Capra hircus breed San Clemente chromosome 4, ASM170441v1, whole genome shotgun sequence genome encodes these proteins:
- the TES gene encoding testin has product MDLEAKVKKMGLGHEQGFGAPCLKCKEKCEGFELHFWRKICRNCKCGQEEHDVLLSNEEDRKVGKLFEDTKYTTLIAKLKSDGIPMYKRNVMILTNPVAAKKNVSINTVTYEWAPPVQNQALARQYMQMLPKEKQPVAGSEGAQYRKKQLAKQLPAHDQDPSKCHELSPKEVKEMEQFVKKYKSEALGVGDVKLPRDMNTQGPNKMYIPGGDRSTTTAVGAMEDKSAEHKRTQYSCYCCKLSMKEGDPAIYAERAGYDKLWHPACFVCSTCHELLVDMIYFWKNGKLYCGRHYCDSEKPRCAGCDELIFSNEYTQAENQNWHLKHFCCFDCDNILAGEIYVMVNDKPVCKPCYVKNHAVVCQGCHNAIDPEVQRVTYNNFSWHASTECFLCSCCSKCLIGQKFMPVEGMVFCSVECKKRMS; this is encoded by the exons aaaaatatgtCGTAACTGCAAGTGTGGCCAAGAAGAGCATGATGTCCTCTTGAGCAATGAAGAGGATAGAAAAGTGGGGAAACTTTTTGAAGACACCAAGTACACCACCCTGATTGCAAAGCTAAAATCAGATGGAATTCCCATGTATAAACGCAATGTTATGATTCTGACCAATCCAGTTGCTGCCAAGAAGAATGTCTCCATCAATACAGTTACCTACGAATGGGCTCCTCCTGTCCAGAATCAGGCACTG GCCAGGCAGTACATGCAAATGCTGCCCAAAGAGAAGCAGCCGGTGGCAGGCTCAGAGGGGGCACAGTACCGGAAGAAGCAGTTGGCAAAGCAACTCCCTGCCCATGACCAGGACCCTTCAAAATGCCATGAGTTATCTCCCAAAGAGGTGAAGGAGATGGAGCAGTTTGTGAAGAAATACAAGAGCGAGGCTCTGGGCGTAGGAGATGTCAAACTCCCCCGTGACATGAACACTCAAGGCCCCAACAAAATGTACATTCCTGGAGGGGACAGAAGCACCACGACAGCGGTAGGGGCCATGGAGGACAAATCAGCGGAACACAAAAGAACTCAGTAT TCCTGCTACTGCTGCAAACTGAGTATGAAGGAGGGAGACCCAGCCATCTATGCTGAAAGGGCCGGATATGATAAACTGTGGCACCCAGCTTGTTTTGTCTGCAGTACCTGCCATGAACTCCTGGTCGACATGATTTATTTCTGGAAGAATGGCAAGCTGTATTGTGGCAGACATTACTGTGACAGTGAGAAGCCCCGGTGTGCTGGCTGTGATGAG CTGATATTCAGTAACGAGTATACCCAGGCAGAAAACCAAAACTGGCATCTGAAACACTTCTGCTGCTTTGACTGTGACAACATCCTAGCTGGGGAAATATACGTGATGGTCAATGACAAGCCTGTGTGCAAACCCTGTTATGTGAAGAACCACGCTGTG GTATGTCAAGGATGCCACAATGCCATTGATCCTGAAGTGCAGCGGGTGACCTATAACAACTTTAGCTGGCACGCGTCCACAGAGTGCTTTCTGTGCTCCTGCTGCAGCAAGTGTCTCATTGGGCAGAAGTTCATGCCCGTAGAAGGGATGGTTTTCTGCTCAGTGGAGTGTAAGAAGAGGATGTCTTAA